The following proteins are encoded in a genomic region of Corylus avellana chromosome ca4, CavTom2PMs-1.0:
- the LOC132178711 gene encoding uncharacterized protein LOC132178711 isoform X2, with protein sequence MECAGKGRGTRCLGPPRRRCDRCGAVAYCSSSHQILHWNDHKEECKRLEQQMKCVDVLNDFPFTFSQEATLQVLEKKETRCLFLSKRGVHQVGMWLYECCCGESVTSSDHSRSNDVWHLPRILCPCNEPVSPISKQLSSWKDYYEWRCIPLHSPVALLLHWPLTIYHATQAVLGSSNPEIRDKLYIHYLGPEKELLQLAVFTELHALFPGVHVHIELVGPSIPQNRDGERINLFNYAHCLEADCICKSLSENLSWDVPTSRTSKVTLQLRRGFYHDRYRDIAKDFSPHLVIAPNAGIAAYASWLPTIELIKEINVPAIFSDYCEEACHLGACCISTVTGHPLTFPIQINPFRQPMVVENSALFLPCYSNCFLFGI encoded by the exons ATGGAGTGCGCCGGAAAAGGGAGGGGAACTCGGTGTTTAGGCCCACCCAGAAGGCGCTGTGACCGGTGCGGAGCCGTTGCTTATTGCTCTTCCTCTCACCAG ATTTTGCACTGgaatgatcataaagaagagtGCAAAAGATTAGAACAACAAATGAAATGCGTAGATGTCTTGAATGACTTTCCCTTTACATTTTCTCAAGAAGCTACACTTCAG GTTCTTGAAAAGAAGGAGACTAGATGTTTATTCTTGAGCAAAAGGGGCGTTCATCAAGTGGGAATGTGGTTGTATGAATGCTGTTGTGGGGAGTCAGTTACTTCCTCTGATCATTCTAG GTCAAATGATGTTTGGCATCTTCCGAGAATCTTGTGCCCATGTAATG AGCCTGTATCTCCAATATCAAAGCAGTTAAGTAGTTGGAAAGACTACTATGAGTGGAGGTGCATTCCGCTTCATTCACCTGTTGCTTTGCTTCTTCACTGG ccACTTACGATATATCATGCCACTCAAGCTGTTTTGGGAAGCTCAAACCCTGAAATAAGGGACAAACTTTATATACACTATCTAG GGCCTGAGAAGGAGCTTTTGCAGCTCGCTGTCTTCACAGAGTTGCATGCACTTTTTCCTGGTGTGCATGTACATATAGAGCTTGTCGGACCTTCAATTCCACAAAATAG GGATGGTGAGAGGATTAATCTTTTCAATTATGCTCATTGCCTTGAGGCGGATTGCATTTGCAAATCTTTAAGTGAGAATTTGAGCTGGGATGTACCAACTAGTAGAACGTCAAAAGTGACATTGCAGCTTCGAAGAGGTTTTTATCATGACCGCTATAGGGATATAGCAAAG GATTTCTCTCCTCATTTGGTGATCGCTCCAAATGCTGGCATTGCTGCTTATGCAAGTTGGTTGCCAACAATT GAGCTAATAAAGGAGATTAATGTCCCAGCAATCTTCTCCGATTACTGTGAAGAAGCTTGTCATCTTGGAGCTTGTTGCATAAGCACTGTAACTGGTCATCCTCTCACATTTCCT ATTCAAATAAACCCATTCAGGCAGCCAATGGTGGTTGAAAACAGTGCTCTATTTCTTCCTTGCTATAGCAATTGCTTCCTTTTTGGGATTTGA
- the LOC132178711 gene encoding uncharacterized protein LOC132178711 isoform X1: MECAGKGRGTRCLGPPRRRCDRCGAVAYCSSSHQILHWNDHKEECKRLEQQMKCVDVLNDFPFTFSQEATLQVLEKKETRCLFLSKRGVHQVGMWLYECCCGESVTSSDHSSRSNDVWHLPRILCPCNEPVSPISKQLSSWKDYYEWRCIPLHSPVALLLHWPLTIYHATQAVLGSSNPEIRDKLYIHYLGPEKELLQLAVFTELHALFPGVHVHIELVGPSIPQNRDGERINLFNYAHCLEADCICKSLSENLSWDVPTSRTSKVTLQLRRGFYHDRYRDIAKDFSPHLVIAPNAGIAAYASWLPTIELIKEINVPAIFSDYCEEACHLGACCISTVTGHPLTFPIQINPFRQPMVVENSALFLPCYSNCFLFGI, translated from the exons ATGGAGTGCGCCGGAAAAGGGAGGGGAACTCGGTGTTTAGGCCCACCCAGAAGGCGCTGTGACCGGTGCGGAGCCGTTGCTTATTGCTCTTCCTCTCACCAG ATTTTGCACTGgaatgatcataaagaagagtGCAAAAGATTAGAACAACAAATGAAATGCGTAGATGTCTTGAATGACTTTCCCTTTACATTTTCTCAAGAAGCTACACTTCAG GTTCTTGAAAAGAAGGAGACTAGATGTTTATTCTTGAGCAAAAGGGGCGTTCATCAAGTGGGAATGTGGTTGTATGAATGCTGTTGTGGGGAGTCAGTTACTTCCTCTGATCATTCTAG caGGTCAAATGATGTTTGGCATCTTCCGAGAATCTTGTGCCCATGTAATG AGCCTGTATCTCCAATATCAAAGCAGTTAAGTAGTTGGAAAGACTACTATGAGTGGAGGTGCATTCCGCTTCATTCACCTGTTGCTTTGCTTCTTCACTGG ccACTTACGATATATCATGCCACTCAAGCTGTTTTGGGAAGCTCAAACCCTGAAATAAGGGACAAACTTTATATACACTATCTAG GGCCTGAGAAGGAGCTTTTGCAGCTCGCTGTCTTCACAGAGTTGCATGCACTTTTTCCTGGTGTGCATGTACATATAGAGCTTGTCGGACCTTCAATTCCACAAAATAG GGATGGTGAGAGGATTAATCTTTTCAATTATGCTCATTGCCTTGAGGCGGATTGCATTTGCAAATCTTTAAGTGAGAATTTGAGCTGGGATGTACCAACTAGTAGAACGTCAAAAGTGACATTGCAGCTTCGAAGAGGTTTTTATCATGACCGCTATAGGGATATAGCAAAG GATTTCTCTCCTCATTTGGTGATCGCTCCAAATGCTGGCATTGCTGCTTATGCAAGTTGGTTGCCAACAATT GAGCTAATAAAGGAGATTAATGTCCCAGCAATCTTCTCCGATTACTGTGAAGAAGCTTGTCATCTTGGAGCTTGTTGCATAAGCACTGTAACTGGTCATCCTCTCACATTTCCT ATTCAAATAAACCCATTCAGGCAGCCAATGGTGGTTGAAAACAGTGCTCTATTTCTTCCTTGCTATAGCAATTGCTTCCTTTTTGGGATTTGA
- the LOC132177715 gene encoding uncharacterized protein LOC132177715: protein MSLLPHLSSVWLSLIVCVLGLGFGVDFGHALKVPFWVKDVLPVLPHQISWPVLNNFHSAVDLLPAFVGSVSPYNSTVEWKGACFYGNEARLEFTKGDRDEQEGLGGGVLYLKTSEAHSWSCMDLYVFATPYRITWDYYFSAREHTLKFDSWEEHAELEYVKQHGISVFLMPSGMLGTLLSLVDVLPLFSNTAWGQNANIDFLKKHMGASFEKRPQPWLATINPDDVHSGDFLAVSKIRGRWGGFETLEKWVTGASAGHTAVCLKDEMGNLWVGESGHENEKGEEIIVVIPWDEWWELALKDSSNPQIALLPLHPELRAKFNSTAAWEYARSMAGKPYGYHNMIFSWIDTVTDNYPPPLDAHLVISVMSMWTRMQPAYAANMWNEALNKRLGTEDLDLYEMLAETEQRGIAFDQLLTIPEQDDWVYSDGKSTTCVAFILSMYKEAGVFGPVSSSIQVTEFTIRDAYMLKIFDDNQTRLPSWCNNVDGRLPFCQILGEYWMELPQYNTVEPYANMNENCPSLPPNYDRPVQC from the exons ATGTCCCTCCTCCCACACCTATCCTCCGTATGGCTGTCGCTGATAGTGTGCGTTTTGGGGCTAGGGTTCGGGGTGGATTTCGGGCACGCTCTGAAGGTGCCGTTTTGGGTCAAGGACGTGCTTCCCGTGCTGCCACATCAGATATCGTGGCCGGTGCTGAACAACTTCCACAGCGCCGTGGACTTGTTGCCGGCTTTCGTCGGATCGGTGAGTCCATACAACAGCACGGTTGAGTGGAAGGGAGCGTGCTTTTACGGCAACGAGGCTCGCCTCGAGTTCACCAAAGGCGACCGGGACGAGCAGGAGGGCTTGGGAGGCGGCGTCCTCTATCTCAAG ACATCAGAAGCGCACAGCTGGAGCTGCATGGATCTGTATGTGTTTGCAACGCCCTACAGGATTACATGGGATTACTACTTCTCTGCTAGAGAACATACATTGAAATTTGATTCGTGGGAAGAGCATGCAGAGTTGGAATAT GTTAAGCAGCATGGGATTTCTGTATTTCTTATGCCATCAGGAATGCTGGGGACCCTGCTTTCTTTAGTGGATGTCTTGCCTTTGTTTTCGAACACTGCATGGGGTCAGAATGCTAACATAGATTTCTTGAAGAAGCACATGGGTGCCTCATTTGAAAAACGTCCTCAGCCTTGGCTTGCAACTATAAATCCTGATGATGTTCATTCTGGTGATTTCTTAGCCGTATCAAAGATCCGTGGTCGTTGGGGTGGATTTGAGACATTAGAAAAATGGGTAACCGGTGCTTCTGCTGGTCATACAGCAGTTTGTTTGAAGGATGAAATGGGTAATCTTTGGGTTGGTGAATCTGGGCATGAGAATGAAAAG GGTGAAGAAATTATAGTGGTAATTCCATGGGATGAATGGTGGGAGTTGGCACTAAAGGATAGTTCTAATCCGCAGATAGCCTTGCTTCCCTTGCATCCGGAGTTGCGTGCAAAGTTCAACTCCACTGCAGCATGGGAATATGCTCGGAGCATGGCAGGCAAGCCATATGGCTATCACAACATGATATTTAGTTGGATTGACACTGTGACTGACAACTATCCTCCACCTCTTGATGCTCACTTG GTCATTTCTGTCATGTCTATGTGGACTAGGATGCAGCCAGCATATGCTGCAAATATGTGGAATGAAGCTCTAAACAAGCGACTAGGGACTGAG gATTTGGACTTATATGAAATGCTGGCTGAAACTGAACAGCGCGGCATAGCATTTGATCAATTGCTTACCATTCCAGAACAAGATGATTGGGTATATAGCGATGGGAAATCGACAACCTGCGTCGCATTTATCCTTTCGATGTATAAAGAGGCTGGAGTTTTCGGGCCTGTTTCTAGTTCTATTCAAGTAACCGAGTTTACT ATTCGTGACGCATATATGCTTAAGATATTTGATGATAACCAAACACGGCTTCCAAGTTGGTGCAACAATGTGGATGGACGGCTCCCATTCTGCCAGATTCTTGGCGAGTATTGGATGGAATTGCCTCAGTATAACACGGTAGAGCCATATGCCAACATGAATGAGAACTGCCCCTCCTTACCTCCTAATTATGATAGGCCCGTTCAATGTTAA